A window from Spirochaetota bacterium encodes these proteins:
- the pyrE gene encoding orotate phosphoribosyltransferase, which yields MDKSRFINFLTNSNALKVGEFITKSGRRTPYFINTGSIDDGIKLRTLGEFYAEVVYHNFPSVTLLFGPAYKGISLSVITALKLYELYGLNVKVSFNRKEVKDHGEGGVIIGSQITSGDNVVIVEDVITSGISIRESINILRSNGNPKILGVVVSVDRMEKGEGEMLASEEIRKNFGIEVISIVNAYDILNYIKTNKLVEDEVINEIERYLKSV from the coding sequence ATGGATAAATCAAGGTTCATAAATTTCCTAACAAATTCAAATGCTTTGAAAGTAGGAGAATTTATCACAAAGAGTGGTAGAAGAACTCCTTACTTTATAAACACTGGTTCAATAGATGATGGTATAAAACTACGCACACTAGGAGAATTTTATGCAGAGGTTGTTTATCATAACTTTCCAAGTGTTACTCTTCTTTTTGGTCCAGCATATAAGGGTATATCTCTATCGGTTATAACAGCGCTCAAACTTTACGAATTATACGGTTTGAATGTTAAAGTTTCGTTCAATAGAAAGGAAGTAAAAGATCACGGTGAGGGTGGAGTTATTATTGGTTCGCAGATTACGAGTGGTGATAATGTTGTGATAGTAGAGGATGTTATTACTTCTGGAATATCCATAAGGGAGAGTATTAACATACTTAGAAGCAATGGTAATCCCAAAATTCTTGGTGTTGTTGTTTCGGTTGATAGGATGGAGAAAGGTGAAGGAGAGATGCTAGCAAGCGAGGAGATAAGAAAAAATTTTGGTATTGAAGTTATTTCTATCGTTAATGCTTATGACATACTCAACTACATCAAAACTAATAAACTCGTTGAAGATGAAGTTATAAATGAAATTGAGAGATACCTAAAAAGTGTGTGA
- the dnaX gene encoding DNA polymerase III subunit gamma/tau gives MSLPTARKWRPQTFDEVIGQDETVKALKSAISTGRVGQAYLLSGPRGVGKTTLSRIIAKSLNCTNGPTPTPCGVCENCVEIREGTSVDVIEIDGASNRKIDDVRNIRESVKFVPVKSKYKIYIIDEVHMLTDEAFNALLKTLEEPPPHVVFIFATTEPYKVKQTIRSRCQHYVLKPLSVDNIFKQLKKISEYEGYKLTDNILMRIAKAGNGSMRDAESVLDTVISYFGEDVYNEDTISKVDEEELSKIIGIIDFSHIDEIVGLIESNKLPELLKKVNILFSKGFDIKKLVEELITFFRNLLLVKEFGIDRSILKLLEDEEKILDKYKDSFSKDEIIFIQNTFIRAYQEMRTSINELFFLENALFRATNPDNVITISKILEEVKEIKRYLSSGEVMVNEHKPKGNQSNIEVIDPAEELLRDIEKSETPPDETVRKIIASCVKFSGVDKKTLIKITDKEVRIQAPYPIKDFIVKEIDEIRKRINLSLGIENVVVEETELRKQTITNQPYQTSPKPSNKTGDKIISLFDAKRVESFKER, from the coding sequence ATGTCTTTACCTACTGCGAGGAAGTGGCGCCCCCAAACCTTTGACGAGGTTATAGGACAAGATGAGACTGTGAAGGCACTGAAAAGTGCGATAAGCACTGGTAGAGTAGGACAAGCATACCTTCTTTCTGGTCCCAGAGGTGTCGGTAAAACAACACTCTCAAGAATAATAGCAAAATCTCTAAACTGTACTAACGGTCCTACACCAACTCCTTGTGGTGTATGTGAAAACTGTGTTGAGATAAGAGAAGGAACTTCAGTAGATGTTATAGAAATTGACGGAGCATCAAATAGAAAAATTGACGATGTCAGAAACATAAGAGAATCAGTCAAGTTCGTTCCAGTAAAGTCAAAATACAAAATATACATAATAGACGAAGTTCACATGCTGACAGATGAAGCATTCAACGCACTTCTCAAAACTCTAGAAGAACCACCTCCCCATGTAGTATTCATATTCGCAACTACAGAACCATACAAAGTCAAACAAACAATAAGGTCAAGATGTCAACACTATGTCCTAAAACCACTCTCAGTAGATAACATCTTCAAACAACTCAAGAAAATATCTGAATATGAAGGATATAAACTAACTGATAACATACTTATGAGGATAGCAAAGGCAGGAAATGGCTCAATGAGAGACGCAGAAAGCGTCCTTGACACTGTAATCTCATACTTCGGTGAGGATGTCTATAATGAAGATACAATCTCAAAAGTAGATGAAGAAGAATTATCAAAAATAATAGGTATTATTGACTTCTCTCATATAGATGAGATTGTTGGACTCATAGAATCAAACAAACTTCCAGAACTTCTCAAGAAAGTAAACATCCTCTTCTCAAAAGGATTTGACATAAAGAAACTCGTTGAAGAACTTATCACATTCTTTAGAAACTTATTACTAGTTAAAGAGTTCGGAATAGATAGAAGTATCCTTAAACTTTTAGAAGACGAGGAGAAGATACTTGATAAATATAAGGATAGTTTTTCAAAAGATGAGATCATCTTCATACAAAACACCTTCATAAGGGCATACCAAGAAATGAGAACATCTATAAACGAACTCTTCTTCCTTGAGAATGCTCTTTTTAGGGCTACAAATCCAGATAATGTAATCACAATATCAAAGATTTTGGAAGAAGTCAAAGAAATCAAGAGATATCTTTCTAGCGGTGAGGTAATGGTTAATGAACATAAACCAAAAGGTAATCAGAGCAACATTGAAGTTATAGACCCTGCTGAAGAACTACTACGAGACATTGAAAAATCAGAGACGCCACCAGATGAAACCGTAAGGAAGATAATAGCAAGTTGTGTTAAGTTCTCAGGAGTTGATAAAAAAACCCTAATCAAGATCACTGATAAAGAAGTTAGAATACAAGCACCTTATCCAATAAAGGACTTCATAGTAAAAGAGATTGACGAGATAAGAAAAAGGATCAATCTATCCCTAGGTATAGAGAATGTAGTCGTAGAAGAAACGGAACTCCGGAAGCAAACAATAACTAACCAACCCTATCAAACTTCACCTAAACCTTCTAACAAGACTGGAGACAAGATTATATCTCTCTTTGACGCAAAAAGAGTTGAGAGTTTTAAAGAACGATAA
- a CDS encoding Mur ligase family protein, whose protein sequence is MTYEETVNYLYSLTNFENSRRFRDIEGFQNVETTLKLLGIDHKSKKIIHIAGTKGKGTVSYISGFLLSRFGKVGVFTSPHLSKINERISIFHNDIEKNISDEDFVSVATKIRNCIEMNNISLTTFDFLTIMAILYFDKKEVDYIVLEVGLGGRLDSTNFCIPKVSVITLIDYDHTNVLGRSLKKIASEKAGIIKPSIPVISSRQRSSARKVINDKATSVNSKIVFIDDIYEILDANVSIDGTSATVRYIPTNTMFQVRTNLIGKHFIENILLSYEAVNILHTLDRSILENINLGIKGRFEILRKEPLIVFDVAHTPKSISNLLENYNSILGGKKFNIIVSLMRDKEHKKISETIAKYRDRIENIHILKIEANDGSNRLKKHLDKLGFGNVKITDKVQIDSDNYLIFGSFRTYEIIKKSFVDFNAS, encoded by the coding sequence ATGACCTACGAAGAAACCGTCAACTACCTCTACTCTCTAACTAACTTTGAGAACTCAAGGCGCTTCAGAGATATAGAAGGTTTCCAAAATGTTGAAACTACACTAAAACTTTTAGGTATTGACCATAAGAGCAAGAAGATTATCCATATCGCTGGAACAAAAGGCAAAGGAACAGTATCTTACATCTCTGGATTCCTACTCTCTAGGTTTGGCAAGGTTGGAGTTTTTACTTCACCCCATCTTTCCAAGATTAACGAAAGAATTTCCATATTTCACAACGATATTGAAAAGAACATAAGTGATGAAGATTTTGTCTCTGTCGCTACTAAGATTAGAAATTGTATTGAGATGAACAACATTAGTCTAACAACTTTTGACTTTCTCACAATTATGGCTATATTATATTTTGACAAGAAAGAAGTTGATTATATAGTTCTTGAGGTTGGGCTTGGGGGAAGACTAGACTCAACGAACTTCTGTATCCCAAAAGTTTCAGTAATCACTCTAATTGATTACGACCATACGAATGTTTTGGGTAGAAGTCTCAAGAAGATAGCATCCGAAAAAGCAGGTATCATCAAACCTTCAATACCAGTAATATCTTCCAGACAAAGAAGTAGTGCTAGAAAAGTAATAAACGATAAGGCAACTTCAGTAAACTCTAAAATCGTTTTCATAGATGACATTTACGAAATTCTTGATGCAAATGTATCAATTGACGGAACAAGCGCAACAGTAAGGTATATTCCAACGAACACAATGTTTCAAGTTAGAACGAACCTTATAGGTAAGCACTTTATAGAAAATATACTCCTATCCTACGAAGCAGTAAATATACTCCATACTCTAGATAGGAGCATCCTAGAAAACATCAACCTTGGGATTAAAGGTAGGTTTGAGATTTTGAGAAAAGAACCTTTGATAGTCTTTGACGTTGCACATACACCGAAATCCATTAGCAATCTTCTTGAAAACTACAATAGTATCCTTGGAGGTAAGAAGTTCAATATCATAGTTAGCCTAATGAGAGATAAGGAACATAAGAAAATATCAGAAACTATCGCAAAGTATAGAGATAGAATAGAGAATATTCACATTCTAAAGATTGAAGCAAATGATGGTAGTAATAGACTGAAAAAACATCTAGATAAACTTGGATTTGGAAATGTTAAGATTACAGATAAAGTTCAGATAGACTCGGATAACTACTTAATCTTTGGCAGTTTCAGAACCTATGAAATTATAAAAAAGTCTTTTGTGGATTTTAATGCAAGTTAG